ATTTCTATAAATGTATGAATTTAATTTTTTAAATATTCCTATAGAAAAATATTGACTTAGAGTTAACTCTAAAGAGTATAATAAGGTCAAATAATGGGGGTGTTTAAAATGAAATTTGATTTTAATTATTACAATCCAACTAAGATTTATTTTGGGAAAACAGCTCTTAATAATTTAGAAAATGAGTTGAAAAATTATGGAGAAACAATTCTTTTAGTTTATGGAAAAAATTCAATTAAAAAAAATGGAATTTATGATAGTGTTATTGAGATTTTAAAAAAAGCTAATAAGAGAGTTATTGAGTTACCAGGAATAAAATCAAATCCAACATACAAGCAAATGATGGAAGGAGCAAAACTTGTTAGAGAAAATAATGTAGATTTAATTTTAGGAGTTGGAGGAGGATCTGTAATAGATTGTTCTAAAGCAATATCCATATCAGCTTATTGTAATGGAGATCCTTGGGAAAGATACTGGATAAATTTTGAAGAGGTTGATAATAAAATAGTTCCAGTAGGAAGTATTTTAACAATGGCAGGTACAGGTTCAGAGATGAATGGTGGTTCTGTAATCACTAATGAGGATCAGATGTTAAAAAATGGAAGAGTTTTTCCACCAGAGATTTATCCTAAATTCTCTATATTAAATCCTGAATATACTTTTACTGTACCTAAATATCAGATGATAAGTGGAATTTTTGATACTTTATCACATTTAATGGAGCAATATTTTTCAGGTGATGATAATAATACTACTGATTATATATTAGAAGGTGTTATGGAAGCTTTGATTGATAATGCTAGAGTCGCAATTAAAAATCCAGAAGATTATGAAGCAAGAAGTAATATTATGTGGTGTACAACTATTGGTTTAAATACAATTACTGGTTTATCTAAAACACAAGACTGGGAAGTACATATGATAGAACACCAACTTGGTGCTTATACTGATTGTGCTCATGGAATAGGATTGGCAATTATTTCAATACCTTATTATAAATATATTTATAAATATGGATTAGATAAGTTTGTAAGATTTGCAGAAAAAATTTGGAAGGTAGAAAGTAAAGGATTAACAAAAGAGGAAATAGCTCTTGCGGGAATTGAAAAACTTTCTGATTTTATAAAAGAACTAGGTATACCTACTACATTAAGAGAGATTGGAACTACTGAGGATATGTTAGCTAAGATTGCTAATTCAACTGTTATTCTTGATGGAGGTTATAAAAAATTAACGTCTGAAGAGATATTGGATATTTTAAAAGAGGCTTATTAATAATAAAAAAAAAGAGGAAAAATTTACTTAGTGAAGATTACTAAAGTATTAGTAATTGTAAGTAAATTTTTCCCTTTTATTATATTATTTTCTATTTATAGTTTCTATATACTCAAAAATTCTTTCTTCTAACCAATAGTGATCTTTAAAAAGATTAGCATATCCCACATGTCCTCCATATTTAGTTATTTCAAGAGAGATATGTTTATTCTTTCTAGATTCTTTTATAGGATAACAACTTTCTGACATTATAGGATCATCTTCAGCCATTAAAATTAAAGTGGGAATTTTGATAAAAGGAATAGCTTTCTTAGGGCTAACTTTTTCATAATAATCTAAAGCATCTCTATATCCATATTGAGGGGCTGTAAAAAAATTATCAAACTCTTCAATAGTTTTAGAACTTAAAACTCTATCTATATTAATTTTACCAGGATAAATAATAGATTTTTCTTTGATTTTTCTCTTTAATTTTTTCATAAAATAGTTATTATAAATTTTATTTTCTTTTCTTAAAAATGTTTGTGCACTACCAAAAGGATCACAAGGAGATGAAACAGCTATAGCACAAAGAAGATTTTTAGGAATTATTTTATTTTTTCCTAAAAAATTTAGAATTAATCCTCCACCTAGACTAAAACCTGCCAAAACAACTTTTTTATAATCGGAAGTTTTTTTTAAAACTTCTTCAAGATCTTCAATTTGTCCCATATTATAAAATTTTATTTTTTTATTAATCTCTCCACTACACCCACGATAATTCATAGCTAAAATATCCCAACCTCTTTCTGAAAAATATTTAGCCATACCTTGTATATATTTACTTTTAGAACTTCCTTCTAATCCATGACAAAGGACAATTACCTTATTATTTCCATTTTTTATCCAATCTATATCTAAAAAATCTAAATCTGGAGTATTTATTCTTTCTCTTCTATATTCTACTTCTATATTTCTAAAAATAGTTGGAAAACATGTATTAATATGTTTGTTTTTAAATAAAAAACTTGGTTTATAATCCAATTTTAATCCCTCCAATTTATTACCTTACTATTATATGAAAAAAAACTAAATATTTCTACTTTTTTTTATAAATTATAAAATCTTTTAATTTATTTTATTGACTTTTTTAGCTATTTTTAGTATCTTTTTATTATAATACCATTGGTAGAAGGGAAAAATATGAAAAGAAAAAAAATATTTTTAATTATATTTCCTTTAATTTTAGGAATAGGAATATATTTTTTATATAGAAGTAGAAATCTTTTTTATTTTAAAATTTTTACAACTCATCCATTGATTTATAACTATGTTATAAAAATAAGAGATATAGCATGGTTATATAGAAAACACCTACCTCTTTGGACAGTATATTCATTACCAGATGGGCTTTGGTTATTTTCTTTTGGAGCAACACTTTTATTAGATAGAATTTTTTATTTTTTTCATTTTATAATATTTACATGTATATATGGATTTATGATAGGTTTAGAGTTTATTCAAAAATATTTTGGTGGGCATGGAACAATGCTTGGGACTTTTGATAAACTAGATATTCTTTTTTTTACAATAGGATATATTTTTATTGTGCTTATATCTTATTTTATTCATAAAAGAAAAAGTTCTGATGAAAAAAAGGTAAAAAGTAAAAAAATTGAGATAATAGAAGATATTAAATATATTTGTATATTTATAATTTTAGGAGTTTTACCAAGTTTATTATAAAAATAAGGGGGATATTTTATGAACTTAGATTTTTTATTAGAAGATGTTATAAGGAATAGAAGAGAATTACACAAAATACCTGAAACAGCTTTAAATGAGTTTAAAACTCAAAAATATTTGAAAGAGTATCTTATTTCCATTGGATTAAATCCACAAGAAATATGTGAAACAGGACTTTATGTGTATATTGAAGGAAAGGATAAAGAGAATTGTATAGCTTTTCGTTCAGATATAGATGCATTGAATATAATGGAAGAAAATCAAATTGATTTTGTTTCTCAAAATAAAGGACAAATGCATGCTTGTGGGCATGATGGACATATGGCTACACTTTTAGGCTTTGCTAAATATTTAACAACTATTCAACCTCTTGAAAAAAGTGTACTTTTAATATTTCAACCAGCTGAAGAAGCTCCTGGAAGAGCAAAGGAGATATGTGAATCTGGATTATTAAAAAAATATTCAGTTAAAGAAATTTATGGAATGCACCTTTTTCCAGAACTTCCAGAAGGAACTTTAGGATGTAGAGCTGGAGCTTTTTTTGCTCAACCAACTTGCATATATGGAAAAATTATAGGAAAAAGTGGTCATGGAGCTATGCCTCATAAAGGTGTAGATGCTTTACAAGCTTTTACTAAGGTTGTTGATGCTTATCAAACAATAATTTCAAGAAATTTTTCTCCATTTGAAACAACAGCTCTTACTATAGGAAAATTTCAAGGAGGAAGTGCTTTTAATATCTTACCTGAAACAGTTGAATTTTGGGGAACTCTTAGAACTTTTTCTCAAGAAAATACAGATTATGCTTTAAAGAGAATAAAAGAAATACATAGAGGAATAGAGGTAGCTTATAATGTAAAAATTGAAGAAAATCTTGAAGTTATGTATCCTCCAGTAATTAATGATGAAAAATTATATAAGAAATTTTTAGAGAGTATGAAGGATATGACTTGTGTTGAGTATGAGCCTCTAGCAATAGCTGAAGATTTTGCTTATTATCAACAAGAGGTGCCAGGACTATTTATTTTATTAGGAACAAGAAATGAGGAAAAAGGATATATTCAAGGACTTCATAATTGTAGATTTAATTTTGATGAAAAAGCTTTATTAAAAGGTATAGAGATGTTTGCAAAAATATATCATAATTTTAAATAATAGTAAATTTTTATAAAAAATTGTGATATAATTCTAGTAGATATAAATAAAAAGGTGGTAAAAAATGTTAAACAAGGGTATAGTTAAAAAAATTGATGGGAACAAAATTGTTGTAAAACTTTATAAAGATACAGCTTGTTCACACTGCAGTGGATGTAGTGGAGAAAGTAAATATGGAAAAGATTTTGAGTTTACAACAGATATGAAAGCTGAAATAGGAGATACTGTTACCTTTGAAATATCTGCTGGAAAAGTTATAAAAGCAGCATCAATTGCTTATGTTTTTCCTGCTGTAGCAATGATAGCTGGATATTTTCTTGGAGAAAAGCTACTTGGACTTACAGAGAATCAAAGTATAATAACTTGTTTTGTTGCTTTAATTTTATCTTTTGTAGTTTTATTTTTCTATGATAAATTTGTTGTAAAGAAAAGAAAAAACTCTGAAATAGAGATAATCTCAATTGAAAAAGAGGATAATTCTAAGATGATAGATAGTTGTAAGAATAAAAATGCTTGGTAATTAACCAAGCATTTTTTTCTCTTCTCTTTCCATTTTTGAAAATACACAACCACAATAATCTTGTCTATATAGATTAAATTCTTTAGATATATTAACAGATTGCAAGTATCTGCTTTTCTTTTTAAAATCTCCATTTAAGAATTTTATTTGATATTTTTCTGCTAAAGAGTTTCCAATTTCATTTATCCATTGAGCATTTTTAAGAGGACTTATACTAAGAACAGAGGAAAAATATTCAAATCCTAGTTCTTTAGCTTTAAGAGCAGTTTCTTCTAAACGTAAATTATAACATTTAAAACATCTTTCTCCTCCCTCTTTAGCTTTTTCTAAACCTTTAACTTTTTCAAAAAAATCTTCTTTAGAATTATAGTTTCCTTCAATAACTTCTATATTATATCCTCTTTTTTTTAAGTAATCTTTTTGTTCCTCTAACCTTATTTTATACTCATCTTCAAAGGTTATATTAGGATTATAAAAAAATATAGTGATTTCAAAATATTGTAAGAGATACTCTATTACAGCACAACTACAAGGAGCACAACAAGAGTGAAGGAGAAGAGTAGGTTTTCTTCCTTCTCTAGTTATTTTTTTTATTTCCTGTTCCATAATTAAATCATAATTTTGTTTCAATTTTCCTCCTTAGGTAAACAATACCATCTAAATTCACAACTTTGACAACTCTCTCCATATTTTCTAGGTAAGAAATTTTTTTCTAGAAGTTTATTTGCAACTTTATTAAAACTTTCTAAACTTTTTTCTATATTTTCCAATGTTAACTTAATCTCTATTTTAGGATTTTCTTCTTCAATATAGTAGAGAAAGGCTCTAATATTATCTAAAGGGTATTTATCTTTTAAAAGATAAGCATATATTTCTAATTGTCTTTTATATATAAAAAGATTTTCCTCTTTATATTCTCCAGTTTTAAAATCGATTATTTCAACACCACTATCAGTTTTTTTTAATAAATCGAGAGTTCCTTCAATTATATAATTTGTTTCTACACTATAATTTTTAAGTTCAGTAGAAATGATATTATCAAAAGTATTAGTAGCTAAATAATTTTTGATTTGTAAATATACTTTTTCTCGAGTTTCAATTGAAAATACTGTTCTTAAACTTTTTTCTAAAGAATCTCCAATTTCATCTATGTCATTTTTTAAATTATCAATATTGAAAAGTTTAACTAAGCATTTTCTATGTATATTTTCTATAACTTTATGAATAAATATTCCATAAAAAGTTTTAGGATCACTTAAAGGCTTAAATTTAAACTCTTTAAGAAATCTATATTTTAAAGGACAAAATTCATATAATAAAATATGACCTGTATATGATAATAACTCTTTATAATCACCCTTTTTTAAAGGTTCTATTTCCAATTTTTCTAATTTGAATCTTTCATCATTAAAATATGGAACAGATTCATATATAGGTCTAAAAGTTCTAGATGGAAGTTCATTCTTTCCTGAACGATTTTCTATACTGGTTAACACTAAAAGATTTTGTGCTCTAGAAAATGCAGTGTAATATACTCTCCAAAAATCAAATTCATTTTTTTTATCTTGTGGTTCGAAGTTATCATTTAATTTAAGTAACTCTTCTAATATATCTTCTTCTGTTTGTTCTCTTTCCATAGGAGTAGAATCTAAAGATCCTACAATTACAATAGGAAATTCCAATCCCTTAGCTTGATGAAAAGTGAGAAAAGGAATAGAACCATTAGGAAATTCCTCTTTATTTTCATATTCATCAATTTTTTTATTATATAGATTTTTTAAATAGACCATAAAAAAGTATTTGATAACTTTTTCAATATCTATTTTGGAAATATCTTCTATTTTAGAGAGTCTTTCAAATTTTTCTAATATTTCAGTAAATAATCCAAGATTATATGTTTCGTTTCCATTTTTTAAATCAAAAGTATCTAATTTTATAAAGGCTTTAAAAGTATCAAATTGTAA
The window above is part of the uncultured Fusobacterium sp. genome. Proteins encoded here:
- a CDS encoding iron-containing alcohol dehydrogenase; the encoded protein is MKFDFNYYNPTKIYFGKTALNNLENELKNYGETILLVYGKNSIKKNGIYDSVIEILKKANKRVIELPGIKSNPTYKQMMEGAKLVRENNVDLILGVGGGSVIDCSKAISISAYCNGDPWERYWINFEEVDNKIVPVGSILTMAGTGSEMNGGSVITNEDQMLKNGRVFPPEIYPKFSILNPEYTFTVPKYQMISGIFDTLSHLMEQYFSGDDNNTTDYILEGVMEALIDNARVAIKNPEDYEARSNIMWCTTIGLNTITGLSKTQDWEVHMIEHQLGAYTDCAHGIGLAIISIPYYKYIYKYGLDKFVRFAEKIWKVESKGLTKEEIALAGIEKLSDFIKELGIPTTLREIGTTEDMLAKIANSTVILDGGYKKLTSEEILDILKEAY
- a CDS encoding alpha/beta fold hydrolase; translated protein: MDYKPSFLFKNKHINTCFPTIFRNIEVEYRRERINTPDLDFLDIDWIKNGNNKVIVLCHGLEGSSKSKYIQGMAKYFSERGWDILAMNYRGCSGEINKKIKFYNMGQIEDLEEVLKKTSDYKKVVLAGFSLGGGLILNFLGKNKIIPKNLLCAIAVSSPCDPFGSAQTFLRKENKIYNNYFMKKLKRKIKEKSIIYPGKINIDRVLSSKTIEEFDNFFTAPQYGYRDALDYYEKVSPKKAIPFIKIPTLILMAEDDPIMSESCYPIKESRKNKHISLEITKYGGHVGYANLFKDHYWLEERIFEYIETINRK
- a CDS encoding M20 family metallopeptidase — protein: MNLDFLLEDVIRNRRELHKIPETALNEFKTQKYLKEYLISIGLNPQEICETGLYVYIEGKDKENCIAFRSDIDALNIMEENQIDFVSQNKGQMHACGHDGHMATLLGFAKYLTTIQPLEKSVLLIFQPAEEAPGRAKEICESGLLKKYSVKEIYGMHLFPELPEGTLGCRAGAFFAQPTCIYGKIIGKSGHGAMPHKGVDALQAFTKVVDAYQTIISRNFSPFETTALTIGKFQGGSAFNILPETVEFWGTLRTFSQENTDYALKRIKEIHRGIEVAYNVKIEENLEVMYPPVINDEKLYKKFLESMKDMTCVEYEPLAIAEDFAYYQQEVPGLFILLGTRNEEKGYIQGLHNCRFNFDEKALLKGIEMFAKIYHNFK
- a CDS encoding SoxR reducing system RseC family protein, with the protein product MLNKGIVKKIDGNKIVVKLYKDTACSHCSGCSGESKYGKDFEFTTDMKAEIGDTVTFEISAGKVIKAASIAYVFPAVAMIAGYFLGEKLLGLTENQSIITCFVALILSFVVLFFYDKFVVKKRKNSEIEIISIEKEDNSKMIDSCKNKNAW
- a CDS encoding epoxyqueuosine reductase QueH — protein: MKQNYDLIMEQEIKKITREGRKPTLLLHSCCAPCSCAVIEYLLQYFEITIFFYNPNITFEDEYKIRLEEQKDYLKKRGYNIEVIEGNYNSKEDFFEKVKGLEKAKEGGERCFKCYNLRLEETALKAKELGFEYFSSVLSISPLKNAQWINEIGNSLAEKYQIKFLNGDFKKKSRYLQSVNISKEFNLYRQDYCGCVFSKMEREEKKMLG